From the genome of Triticum aestivum cultivar Chinese Spring chromosome 1A, IWGSC CS RefSeq v2.1, whole genome shotgun sequence:
ATAGCTGAGACCTGATCAGCAACCTGCCATGCAAAGCACTAATTATGAAGGAAATTTAGTTAGTAAGTTCACGCCCCAAGAAATAGGATAATGTAATCTGCAACGGATTTACATCACCAACTATGTCAAGCAAATTTGCACAGCTTGAATGCACTGAAATGCAGCAGATAATGAACCTCAAGAGAGCATAAGAAAGAAAGGAGCTACAATAATGAAAAGTTGGAGCAAACAAGAGCGCCGCGCTATAGAGAAATAATCTAAACGGTAATAGCAAATGATTAATACTAAGTAATTCAGAATAGGCTGTTCAATCGAAGTTACGATTACAACAAGGTCCCATAAAACTGAATTGATACTACATAGACATTATTTAGTGCCTCTAAGGAGTCTCATATCCCTTCATAAGTCTATAAAGAAGGAATCTCTTATAGTTTCCATCCTGTCAAAGAAGGGGAAATGGAGTAGACATCCGCATAAGGTAGCCGGGGAAAGAAAAGATGGAAGTCTCGTTAGCTCTAGCTCAGGTCCATGCCATCTCCAGCTTGGCTCGGTATCGGAGACACGGCGGAGTAGGATCTCTCAAAAGGGGAAGGATGCAGCTGTGCACCACGCCTGCGCTTGAAGGAGCACCCTTCATGGCTGCTGTCAGCTTCATGCTTCCTCCGAATCCCCCTCACTGCCTGCAGCTCCAGTGGTGAGAGCGCGAACAACTGCCCACTCACTCGGCAAAGCGAGTTGTGGTTGTCATAGAGGATCCTCTGGTTACAGTTTTTGTCACAAATGTGTGTCATTCCAGTCAATTTGCAGCGGTACATGTTTCCAAAGATGTGCTCATTCTGGCACCTCATGTCACACTTGTGACTGGGGATTTCCCCTTCTGTGTTCAGAATAGTGGACAAGAAAATCACATTGCTGGGCTCAGCAATCACAGATTTGCCAAGTACCTCCATTGTTCTGCCGTGAGAAACCTCTTCACAGACCCCCTTTTCTTGGTTTCTGAGATCGGAGTTTCTGCAACCCAGAACAAGAATTTGCTTCAGAATTTTGTTTTGAAGCACTTGCATATGACCCATGCGGTGACAGTTCTTGTTGCTATTACTGAACTAGTTCATAGAATAAATTGCAGTAAATCTGAGAGGACTTTTGCATCGAACGCAAGAAAAAACTAGTATTAAAAGTGGCGCAACCTCACGAAATTGCCACTAAATTTGCATGCAAGATTTATCTTCGACCACAATTTTCTACAGATAAATCTCGGTCACTTATGATTTCTGAATTCTAACATTGCTGACAAGATTCACTATAAATCCGTTGGCCCTTTGGCAGATCAAAACCAGTAAAATCCCACAACACCACAACCTATAATTGAATAATTTGGATAGTACAGTCCACCTGGCATCAAACTACGAACGAACCCACAAAGTCCCACaaaaaaaatcaatataaaattCTCAGATACAAACAAAACCTAATTCACAAGTCAGCACCTACCCCTTTTAATCCTGCAGGTAAACCAAACACCTAGCTGTCCCTTCCCCGGTTCACAAATTTACCAGATCTAAACGGTGAAACCCCCACCTACCGCACCGCCCACGATAAATTCGCACCAAAACCACGAACAACCGCACCACAGCGCCAAAACCTACACCAATTAGGGATTCGGACCGACAAAATCGCATTCAAACGCCTCCTAGCAACCTCTCACGGTCTCCCCTCTCTCCTCGTCGAAACACCCCTAAAATCTGAGGCGAAAACCTCGCAGAAAAGAACGTAATAGAGGGCAGAGGCGAGGATACATACCAGTAGAGctcgaaggcggaggaggagacgAGGTAAAAACAACGCGGCCTTcggtctctcctccctctccctccctccctctctctctccgccAGGGAACACCAACCTCTCGCGGAGTCAATTGCAACGGCCCGGACGAAGAGGGGTTGGGGAGGGGTGGGTGTCCATTTATAGGATCATGCCGTTCGCCGAATGACCAAAATGCCCCCTGGATGGCCCGGACGTCGACACGGAGGAGCTCACTCGCTCACTGTCCGTCCCTGCTTCCGCGGATCGGTCCGGCTCGGATATCGGCTCTATCCGTCCTGTCTCCTCCAAGTAACCCACTCCTGCCCTCGTTGTCATTTCGTGCTAATACTAATATTAGCACGAACCTTTTCTTAGACAGGGCACATGATAGCTCACATGTAGCTCAATTTTGCTGTTGACACGCCGTGCAGTTTTGTGCGCCTTTGGATGTTGATCAAATTTTTAAAAGGTTACAGCATCTCCAACGGCCTTTCTATATGGGAAATGTTTACAGACGGTGCGCCCGCGAGCGTTCAATCTATCGGGATCATGTGTCTATCCCACGTCCTCCTGCgtctattttttttttctttttgccttATCTTCTTCCACCTCGACCCATCCTCCCTTTTCCTCTTTCTCCGGCAAGCACCACCGGCCAGTGGACTCGCGCCCAGCTGTGCGTCCCCCTCGCGCGCCCAATCCCGTTGCCTTTTTTGCTGCAACCTCATCGCCATGGTCGCACCCCTCGCATGGCAGCGCCCTCGCGCCGCTCCTGTCGCCATGGCCGCGTGTGATGGGGTGTGGAAGATGCGGCGGGGGCAGACCTCGGGGGAGATGCAAAGATGACCGGCGGAGCTGCAACCAGCATGGCACGAGCTGCAAACCGTCGCGACTAGATGCTACGAGCAGCGAGGTGGAGCTCAGCGACAAGCATCAACCGGAGGTGACTGGTGCTGCAAACAGTGTGATTTTTAGCTCGAACCGGCCGGAAAAAAAGCTGCATCCAGCGtgaatttttgctggaaccagcaatgAGGAATGTTCCGACCGACGACGGGCATAATGTTGAAAGCTTCAACCGGCATGTAAAAAGGCTTCAACTGCCATGAAAAAAAGTTACAATCGTTCAACAAAAAAGCTACAACCACGTTCATCAGAGCTGCAACCCGAGTTCGCCGTAGTTTTGTAGCCACTATGATCCAGCGATATTTGCTACAACTGGTGttgttttttgctacaaccggtgtCTCATTTTGCGGCATTGCCATAGCCGGCGTCGGGAATTTTTGCTACAATGCTGTCACGTCGTGCTACAACCAGCACTTCAAATTGCTACAACCGGCACACGAGAATGCTACCACCGCTGAGAAAAAAGCTCCAACCAGAGATACATGGAAACTGAGGGGGGCGCCATGGAAGCTGCAGTCGGCACCTGAGAAAGGTACAACTGTTGATGGGAAAAGCTCCAACTGACAAACAAAAATGCTTCAACCGGAGGTGAACAGAAGCTATGGTCGGAGGACGAAAGCTGCAACCGGCTATGGAAAAGCTACAACCAGCGTTTGCATAAGCTTCCACCATGTACA
Proteins encoded in this window:
- the LOC123048702 gene encoding uncharacterized protein, producing MEVLGKSVIAEPSNVIFLSTILNTEGEIPSHKCDMRCQNEHIFGNMYRCKLTGMTHICDKNCNQRILYDNHNSLCRVSGQLFALSPLELQAVRGIRRKHEADSSHEGCSFKRRRGAQLHPSPFERSYSAVSPIPSQAGDGMDLS